One part of the Desulfomicrobium apsheronum genome encodes these proteins:
- a CDS encoding CoB--CoM heterodisulfide reductase iron-sulfur subunit A family protein, which yields MARRIGVYVCHCGSNIAGKVDCPDVAAFARGLKNVTVSRDYQFMCSDPGQDLIIRDIHEHGLDRVVVASCSPRLHEKTFQKACARAGLNPYLMQHCCIREHCSWVTGDKAEATAKAKHIVEAAVLRVRRHQELHSREVAVVPDVMVVGAGIAGIQAALDVARSGHRVILVEKSPSIGGHMAQFDKTFPTLDCAACISTPKMVAVAQEPNIELLTWSEVEEVTGFVGNYTVTVRRKARYVSEDICTGCGACLEKCPTKVLSEFEEGLGMRRAIYRNSPQAVPSTPVIDAEHCKMLTKGKCGVCQKTCPTGAIDFTQQDRREVYHVGSVILATGYDTMDPTPMTEYGFGRYPEVYTALQFERLNNAVGPTGGKILMKNGEAPKSVAIIHCVGSRDKNYHEYCSRTCCMYALKYDHLIKDKVGHGAEVYNFYIDMRCFGKGYEEFYRRVQDEGVTFVRGRPSEVIEENGKLVVVGEDTLLGTRLRVPVDMVVLCTAMEARADTTEVARVFGVSQGRDGFFLEEHPKLGPVSTASDGIYLAGTCQGPKDIPDAVAHAAGGAAQALALAARGVVSISPTTSWINPDICVGCKMCIGLCPYSAIEFDERRHIAVINEAMCKGCGSCAGHCPSGAAQIKHFRQVQVFNEIDGLLDRKPDIMALIGDIYETANRAEA from the coding sequence ATGGCCAGAAGGATAGGAGTGTATGTCTGTCACTGCGGCTCGAACATAGCGGGCAAGGTGGATTGTCCGGACGTGGCCGCTTTTGCACGGGGGCTCAAAAACGTCACGGTTTCGCGTGACTACCAGTTCATGTGCTCGGATCCCGGTCAGGACTTGATCATCCGGGACATTCACGAACACGGGCTGGACCGCGTGGTTGTGGCCTCCTGCTCGCCGCGCCTGCATGAGAAGACATTTCAGAAGGCCTGTGCCCGAGCCGGGCTCAATCCCTACCTCATGCAGCACTGCTGCATCCGCGAGCACTGTTCGTGGGTGACCGGGGACAAGGCCGAGGCCACGGCCAAGGCCAAGCATATCGTCGAGGCCGCCGTGCTTCGGGTGCGCAGGCATCAGGAACTGCACTCGCGCGAGGTGGCTGTCGTGCCCGATGTCATGGTTGTGGGCGCGGGCATCGCGGGCATCCAGGCCGCGCTCGATGTCGCCCGCTCCGGGCATCGCGTCATCCTGGTCGAGAAGTCGCCGTCCATTGGCGGACACATGGCCCAGTTCGACAAGACTTTTCCCACCCTTGACTGCGCCGCCTGCATTTCCACTCCGAAAATGGTGGCCGTGGCCCAGGAACCTAATATCGAGCTTCTGACCTGGAGCGAGGTGGAGGAGGTCACGGGCTTTGTCGGCAACTACACCGTCACCGTGCGGCGCAAGGCCCGTTACGTGAGCGAGGACATCTGCACGGGTTGCGGGGCGTGTCTGGAAAAATGTCCGACCAAGGTCTTGAGCGAATTCGAGGAGGGTCTTGGCATGCGCCGGGCCATCTATCGCAATTCTCCCCAGGCGGTGCCGAGCACCCCAGTTATCGACGCCGAGCATTGCAAGATGCTCACCAAGGGCAAGTGCGGCGTCTGCCAGAAGACCTGTCCCACCGGAGCCATCGATTTCACCCAGCAGGACCGCCGGGAAGTCTACCATGTGGGCAGCGTGATCCTGGCCACGGGCTACGACACCATGGACCCGACCCCCATGACCGAATACGGATTCGGCCGCTATCCAGAGGTCTATACCGCCCTGCAGTTCGAGCGTCTGAACAACGCCGTGGGCCCCACCGGGGGCAAGATCCTGATGAAGAACGGAGAGGCCCCGAAGAGCGTGGCCATCATCCACTGCGTCGGCAGCCGCGACAAGAATTACCACGAATACTGTTCGCGCACCTGCTGCATGTACGCCCTCAAGTACGACCACCTCATCAAGGACAAGGTCGGGCACGGGGCTGAAGTCTACAATTTCTACATCGACATGCGCTGTTTCGGCAAAGGGTACGAGGAATTCTACCGCCGCGTTCAGGACGAAGGAGTGACCTTCGTGCGCGGCAGACCTTCTGAAGTCATTGAGGAAAACGGCAAGCTGGTCGTGGTGGGCGAGGACACCCTGCTCGGGACCCGTCTGCGCGTGCCCGTGGACATGGTCGTGTTGTGCACGGCCATGGAGGCGCGCGCCGACACCACGGAAGTGGCCCGCGTTTTCGGCGTGTCCCAGGGTCGGGACGGATTTTTCCTTGAAGAGCATCCCAAGCTCGGTCCCGTCTCCACGGCCTCGGACGGCATCTATCTGGCCGGAACCTGCCAGGGGCCCAAGGACATTCCCGACGCCGTGGCCCATGCCGCCGGCGGTGCGGCGCAGGCCCTGGCCCTGGCCGCGCGCGGGGTGGTGTCCATCTCCCCCACGACCTCCTGGATCAATCCGGACATCTGTGTCGGCTGCAAGATGTGCATTGGCCTTTGCCCGTATTCGGCCATCGAGTTCGACGAGCGTCGCCACATAGCGGTCATCAACGAGGCCATGTGCAAGGGTTGCGGCAGCTGCGCCGGGCATTGTCCGAGCGGCGCGGCCCAGATCAAGCATTTCCGCCAGGTGCAGGTCTTCAACGAGATAGACGGTCTGCTGGACCGTAAGCCGGATATAATGGCCCTGATTGGAGATATCTACGAAACCGCGAACCGAGCAGAGGCGTGA
- a CDS encoding transposase — MKRKWDARTKARIVLEGLMGGCVNEICRNHELRPGLYYKWRGHFLEHCHLIFEEQARAPSQSDLAAENEKLKRLVGELTLELNKGGSLR; from the coding sequence ATGAAACGCAAATGGGACGCAAGAACCAAGGCGCGTATCGTGCTCGAAGGGCTCATGGGCGGGTGTGTGAACGAGATCTGCCGAAACCATGAGCTGCGACCGGGGCTGTACTATAAATGGCGGGGACATTTTCTGGAGCACTGCCACCTCATTTTCGAGGAGCAGGCCAGAGCCCCGAGTCAGTCGGACCTGGCTGCCGAAAACGAGAAGCTCAAGCGGCTGGTGGGCGAGTTGACCCTGGAATTGAACAAGGGCGGAAGTCTTCGCTGA
- a CDS encoding sigma-54-dependent transcriptional regulator has protein sequence MSDILIIDGDAAFCQSLMAELARHNLHAAHSTTLSKGLAMLHVGEFSLVLLGDEAGSKNSLEFLSTLREVPSRPEIIVMSKSRDPDAAEAAIRGGAWNFMPKPVNTQRLMVLAERALEYHRERPAKCAPVSLRREGIVGNSRLLNSCLDIVAQAASTDVNVLITGETGTGKELFARAIHANSSRSGKPFVVVDCAALPDTLVESMLFGHERGAFTSAENRSIGLVKQADGGTLFLDEVGELPLSTQKVFLRVLEGRSFRPVGGAKEITSNFRLLAATNRDLEAMVQADTFRRDLFYRLRGIRLELSPLRDLLDDLNDLICHFVRRACKQLNIDNKGFSPDFLDTLLQYEWPGNIRELVNALDQAVVRAGTEPILYPQHLSRNIRANVARLLVAELPELENRTPPLTDGEAFPSLREYREKHMAELETWYLKNLMLVSKGEITNACRLSGLSRPRLYALLKQRGVERGS, from the coding sequence ATGAGCGACATTCTGATCATCGACGGCGATGCGGCATTTTGCCAATCGCTGATGGCGGAGCTGGCCAGACACAACCTGCACGCGGCCCACAGCACGACACTGTCCAAAGGTCTTGCCATGCTGCACGTGGGCGAATTTTCCCTGGTCCTCCTCGGCGACGAGGCCGGCAGCAAGAACAGTCTGGAATTTCTGTCCACCCTGCGCGAGGTTCCGTCGCGGCCGGAAATCATCGTCATGTCCAAAAGCCGGGACCCGGACGCGGCCGAGGCCGCCATCCGTGGCGGGGCCTGGAATTTCATGCCCAAGCCCGTGAACACGCAACGCCTCATGGTCCTGGCGGAGCGGGCCCTGGAGTATCATCGTGAGCGTCCCGCCAAATGCGCGCCGGTCTCCCTGCGGCGCGAAGGGATCGTCGGCAACAGCCGCCTGCTCAATTCCTGCCTCGACATCGTGGCCCAGGCCGCATCCACGGATGTAAACGTGCTCATCACCGGCGAGACAGGCACCGGCAAGGAACTCTTTGCCAGGGCCATCCACGCCAACAGCTCGCGCTCGGGCAAGCCGTTCGTGGTCGTGGATTGCGCGGCCCTGCCCGACACCCTGGTGGAGAGCATGCTCTTCGGCCACGAGCGAGGCGCGTTCACCAGCGCGGAAAACCGCTCCATCGGCCTCGTCAAGCAGGCCGACGGTGGGACCCTGTTTCTGGACGAGGTGGGCGAACTGCCCCTGTCCACCCAAAAGGTTTTCCTGCGCGTGCTCGAAGGGCGCAGCTTCCGTCCCGTGGGAGGGGCAAAAGAAATCACCAGCAATTTCAGGCTATTGGCGGCGACAAACCGGGATCTTGAAGCCATGGTACAGGCGGACACCTTTCGCCGGGACCTGTTCTACCGCCTGCGCGGGATACGCCTTGAGCTCTCCCCCCTGCGCGACCTGCTGGACGACCTGAACGATCTCATCTGCCACTTCGTGCGCCGCGCCTGCAAACAGCTGAACATAGACAACAAGGGCTTTTCCCCGGACTTTCTCGACACCCTCCTGCAATACGAATGGCCGGGCAACATCCGTGAACTGGTCAATGCCCTCGATCAGGCCGTGGTCCGGGCCGGGACCGAACCCATCCTCTATCCCCAGCACCTGTCCAGAAACATTCGCGCCAACGTCGCCCGACTCCTGGTCGCGGAGTTGCCCGAGCTTGAAAACAGGACACCACCTCTCACGGACGGGGAGGCTTTCCCGAGCCTCAGGGAATATCGCGAAAAGCACATGGCCGAACTGGAGACATGGTACCTCAAGAATCTCATGCTGGTCAGCAAGGGTGAAATCACAAACGCCTGCCGTCTCTCGGGTCTTTCCCGGCCCAGGCTTTACGCACTGCTCAAGCAAAGGGGCGTTGAGCGTGGTTCGTAA